The DNA window CCCGACCTCGTCGTGCTGCTCGACGTGCCGGTGGCGGTGGCAGGCGCCCGCGACGGCTCGCCCGACCGCTTCGAGGCCGAGGCCGCCGCCTTCCACACGAGGGTGGCCGAGGGCTACCGCCGGCTGGCCGCCGCCGACGACCGGTGGGTGGTGGTCGACGGCACCCGCCCGGTGGACGAGGTCGCCGCCGCCGTCCGGGCCGCCGTCGCCGCCCGGCTGGGGGTCCCGGCGTGACCGCCGGCGGGCCGGCCGCCGAGCGGCTGGACGCGGCGTGGGCCGCGGTCGTCGGGCAGGCCCGCCCCGTCGCCGTGCTGCGCTCGGCCGCCCGCCGGCCGGTGCACGCCTACCTCCTGGTCGGCCCGACCGGGGTCGGCACCCGCGCCGCGGCCAGGGCGTTCGCCGCCGAGGTGCTGGCCGCCGCCGCGCCGCCGGGCGGCGAGGAGCGGGCCGTCGCCCTCGCCCTGGCCGAGACCCACCCCGACCTCGTCGTGGTGGAGCGCCAGGGGGCGAGGATCAGCGCCGACGAGGCGCGAGAGGTCGTCGCCCTCTCGGCCAGGAGCCCGGTCGAGGGCGCCCGCAAGGTCATCCTCGTGGTCGACGTCCACCTCGTCGACGTGTTCGCCGCCATCCTGCTGAAGGCCGTGGAGGAGCCGCCGCCGTCGACCGTGTTCGTGCTGCTGGCCGAGGAGGTCCCGCCCGAGCTGGTGACGATCGCCTCCCGGTCGGTGCGCGTCGACTTCGGGCCGGTCGCCCCCGGCCTCGTCGCCGCCGCGCTGGCCGCCGAGGGCGTGGACCGCGAGGCCGCCGAGGTGGCCGCCGCCGCGGCCGGGGGCGACCTCGACCGGGCCCGCCTGCTCGCCACCGACCCCGAGCTGGCCGCCCGCCGCCACGCCTGGTGGACGGTGCCCGAGCGGCTCGACGGCACCGGCCGGGCCGTGGCCGAGCTGGCGGCCGAGCTGCGGGCGCTGATCGACCGGGCCACCGAGCCGCTGGAGGCCCGCCAGGCCGCGGAGGTGGCCGAGCTGGCCGAGCAGGCGGCCCGCTACGGGACGCGGCCGCCGAGCGCGAGGGACCTCGAGGCCCGGCACCGGCGGGAGGTGCGCCGGCTGCGGACCGACGAGGTGCGGGCCGGGCTCGGCGTCGTCGGCGAGCGGTACCGCCGGGCGCTGGTCGACGCGGCCCGGCCGGCGCCGCTGGTCGAGGCCGTCGAGCGGCTCGAGGCGACCGCCGCCGCGCTCATCCGCAACCCTTCGGAGGGGCTCCTGCTCGAGGCCCTCCTGCTCGACCTGCCGCCGCTCGCGGGTACCCCGGTAGGGTAGGGGTCGTGCACGGCTACACGACCAGGAAGGACGAGTACCTCGCCCGCCTCCGCCGCATCGAGGGCCAGGTGCGGGGCCTCCAGCGGATGGTCGACGAGGACACCTACTGCATCGACGTGCTGACCCAGGTCGCGGCCGTGTCGAAGGCGCTCCAGAGCGTCGCCGTCGGCCTCCTCGACGAGCACCTGCACCACTGCGTGGCCGAGGCGGTCACCGCCGGCGGGCCTGACGCCGAGGAGAAGCTGGCCGAGGCGACGGCCGCCGTGCAGCGCCTGCTCCGCTCCTGACCGGGCCGGCCGCCGGGGGGGCGTGCGGCACCCTCCCGACGAGACGGCCGCTTCACCTTCGTTTCCGACCGGTGACACCGGGCACACATGCGGCCTAGGGTTGCGCCGCTCCATCCGACAGGGCGGCACATTGGCAAGGAGGCCACATGACGCGAGCTCGGTTGCTGCTGGGGCTCGCCGCGCTCTCGCTCGTCGCCGGGTTGCTCCCGGCGGTGCGGGTCGAGGCGGCGGCAGCTCCACGCGAGAGGTGGATCGTGACGGCGACGAGCGCGGCCGAGCTGGCCGGGCTCCGGGACCGGGCGCAGAGCCGGGGGGCCGAGGTCGTCCTCGACATCTCCAAGCTCAACGCCTTCGTCGTCGAGGCCACCAGCTCGCAGGCAGCCTCGCTGCGGTCCGACCGGGCCGCGGCGGACGTGTCCCTCGACGAGATCGTCTCGCTCAGCTGGGC is part of the Acidimicrobiales bacterium genome and encodes:
- a CDS encoding metal-sensitive transcriptional regulator, whose protein sequence is MHGYTTRKDEYLARLRRIEGQVRGLQRMVDEDTYCIDVLTQVAAVSKALQSVAVGLLDEHLHHCVAEAVTAGGPDAEEKLAEATAAVQRLLRS